One Mobula hypostoma chromosome 5, sMobHyp1.1, whole genome shotgun sequence DNA segment encodes these proteins:
- the LOC134346447 gene encoding histone H1.2-like, translating into MASALRADKRPPQPDGFSGGPEPVGVGVASVSSADAPPAPLLMAAGQQPRGSKRHDVSLLAVKKALSATGYDVPRINSRVNQTVRNLVADGMLVQTAGTGASGSFKINRQLQVVKGAAGKFFQTRKRGAPTSKVKGAVRKPWRKNALRRVKLMNQGRRS; encoded by the exons ATGGCGTCCGCTTTGAGGGCTGATAAGAGGCCGCCGCAGCCGGACGGGTTCAGTGGCGGCCCGGAGCCAGTGGGCGTCGGTGTGGCGTCTGTGAGCTCTGCGGATGCGCCACCCGCACCTTTGCTAATGGCTGCGGGTCAGCAGCCCCGAGGCAGCAAG CGCCACGATGTCTCCCTGCTCGCCGTCAAGAAGGCGCTGTCGGCCACTGGTTACGATGTGCCCCGCATCAATTCACGGGTGAATCAAACGGTTCGGAACCTGGTGGCTGATGGCATGTTGGTGCAAACGGCTGGCACGGGGGCCTCGGGTTCTTTCAAGATCAACCGGCAGCTCCAGGTAGTTAAAGGGGCGGCGGGTAAGTTCTTCCAGACCCGAAAACGTGGTGCGCCCACCTCGAAAGTTAAGGGTGCGGTGCGCAAGCCCTGGAGGAAGAACGCGCTTCGCAGAGTAAAGCTTATGAACCAAGGCCGGCGCTCATAA
- the LOC134346445 gene encoding histone H2B type 1-A-like, translated as MPTAVSGSTSVTAVGGKGAVLKKGSKKTAMKMSKKGGRKRRRSRKESYSIYIYKVLKQVHPDTGISSKAMSVIHSFVSDIFERIASEASRLAHYTRRQTISSREVQSAVRLLLPGELAKHAVSEGTKAVTKYTSSNKAMSVIHSFVSDIFERIASEASRLVHYTRRQTISSREVQSAVRLLLPGELAKHAVSEGTKAVTKYTSSK; from the exons ATGCCAACTGCTGTTTCGGGTTCTACCAGCGTCACGGCAGTCGGAGGTAAAGGTGCCGTTTTGAAAAAGGGCTCTAAGAAAACTGCTATGAAAATGAGCAAGAAAGGCGGTAGGAAACGCAGGAGGAGCAGGAAGGAGAGCTACAGCATCTATATCTACAAAGTACTGAAGCAGGTTCACCCAGACACCGGTATCTCTTCCAAGGCCATGAGTGTCATCCACTCATTTGTCAGCGACATCTTCGAGCGTATTGCGTCCGAGGCTTCCCGTCTGGCGCATTACACCCGTCGCCAGACCATCTCCTCCCGAGAGGTCCAGAGCGCCGTCCGTCTTCTGCTTCCTGGGGAACTGGCCAAACACGCCGTCTCTGAAGGCACGAAAGCCGTCACCAAATATACCAGCTCCAA CAAGGCCATGAGTGTCATCCACTCATTTGTCAGCGACATCTTTGAGCGTATTGCGTCCGAGGCTTCCCGTCTGGTGCATTACACCCGTCGCCAGACCATCTCCTCCCGAGAGGTCCAGAGCGCCGTCCGTCTTCTGCTTCCTGGGGAACTGGCTAAACACGCCGTCTCTGAAGGCACGAAAGCCGTCACCAAATATACCAGCTCCAAGTAG
- the LOC134346446 gene encoding histone H2B 5-like yields the protein MSRKGDKKHRRSRKESYSIYIYKVLKQVHPDTGISFVSDIFERIASEASRLVHYTRRQTISSREVQSAVRPLLPGELAKHAVSEGTKTITKYTGSK from the coding sequence ATGAGCAGGAAAGGCGATAAGAAGCACAGGAGGAGCAGGAAGGAGAGCTACAGCATCTATATCTACAAAGTGCTGAAGCAGGTTCACCCAGACACTGGTATTTCATTCGTCAGCGACATCTTCGAGCGTATTGCGTCCGAGGCTTCCCGTCTGGTGCATTACACCCGTCGCCAGACCATCTCCTCCCGAGAGGTCCAGAGCGCCGTCCGCCCTCTGCTTCCTGGGGAACTGGCTAAACACGCCGTCTCTGAAGGCACGAAAACCATCACCAAATATACAGGCTCCAAGTAG